The Triticum aestivum cultivar Chinese Spring chromosome 7B, IWGSC CS RefSeq v2.1, whole genome shotgun sequence genome window below encodes:
- the LOC123157268 gene encoding polyadenylate-binding protein 2, which translates to MMEAQVQASAAPAAAAMEGGASPVAGTAAAAAPATAAAFPATSLYVGDLDVSVQDAQLFDVFSQVGSVVSVRVCRDVNTRMSLGYAYVNFSSPADAARALEMLNFTPVNGKPIRIMYSNRDPSSRKSGAANIFIKNLDKSIDNKALYDTFSAFGNILSCKVATEMSGESKGYGFVQYEQDESAQNAINELNGMLLNDKKVYVGPFVRKQERENVFGSPKFNNVYVKNLSESTTEDNLRELFGNFGPITSVIVVRGDDGKSRCFGFVNFENPDDAACAVEDLNGKKFDDKELYVGRAQKKSEREMQLKENFEKSNKETADRNQGTNLYLKNLDGSVDDDEKLKELFAEFGTITSCKVMRDSNGVNKGSGFVAFKSSEDASRALVAMNGKMVGGKPLYVALAQRKEERRARLQAQFSQMRPVMPPPVAPRMPMYPPGVPGMGQQLFYGQPPPAFVNPQPGFGFQQHMIPGMRPGVAPMPNFVMPMVQQGQQPQRPFGRRAGAGGMQQPMPMGHQQMVPRGGRGGYRYPSGRGMPDAAFRGVGAMVPSLYEMGRMTPGDTGAPQQVSSGALASALANSPPEQQRLMLGESLYPLVDQLEHDQAAKVTGMLLEMDQTEVLHLIESPDALKSKVAEAMEVLRSAQQQQTNVPADQLAALSLSDGFVAS; encoded by the exons ATGATGGAGGCGCAAGTTCAGGCGTCGGCAGCGCCAGCGGCTGCCGCGATGGAGGGCGGCGCGTCTCCCGTGGCTGGGACTGCGGCAGCAGCCGCACCCGCAACCGCTGCGGCTTTCCCGGCGACGTCCCTGTACGTGGGGGATCTGGACGTGAGTGTGCAGGACGCGCAGCTCTTTGACGTCTTCAGCCAGGTCGGCTCGGTGGTGTCTGTGCGCGTGTGCCGGGACGTCAACACCAGGATGTCCCTAGGTTACGCGTACGTCAACTTCAGCAGCCCTGCCGATG CTGCAAGGGCATTGGAAATGCTGAACTTTACTCCTGTTAATGGGAAGCCTATAAGGATAATGTATTCTAACCGTGACCCAAGCTCACGTAAAAGTGGTGCTGCAAATATATTTATCAAG AATCTTGACAAGTCAATAGATAACAAAGCGCTCTATGACACATTTTCTGCCTTTGGAAACATTCTTTCATGCAAAGTTGCTACAGAAATGTCTGGAGAATCCAAGGGTTATGGTTTTGTTCAGTATGAGCAGGACGAATCAGCACAGAATGCTATCAATGAACTCAATGGGATGCTTTTGAATGACAAAAAGGTTTATGTTGGGCCTTTTGTTCGTAAACAGGAAAGGGAAAATGTTTTTGGCAGTCCCAAGTTCAATAATGTCTATGTAAAGAATCTATCAGAATCTACCACTGAAGATAATCTGAGAGAATTGTTTGGTAATTTTGGACCTATAACTAGTGTTATTGTAGTGCGAGGCGATGATGGTAAATCCAGATGCTTTGGATTCGTGAACTTTGAAAATCCGGATGATGCTGCATGTGCTGTTGAGGATTTGAATGGCAAGAAATTTGATGATAAGGAATTGTATGTTGGTAGAGCCCAAAAGAAGTCTGAAAGGGAGATGCAATTGAAGGAAAATTTTGAGAAAAGCAATAAAGAGACAGCTGACAGGAACCAAGGCActaacttgtatttgaaaaacttGGATGGTAGTGTTGATGACGATGAGAAGTTAAAAGAACTTTTTGCTGAATTTGGCACTATAACTTCTTGCAAG GTTATGCGGGATTCAAATGGGGTCAACAAAGGATCTGGTTTTGTTGCATTTAAATCTTCTGAAGATGCTTCACGAGCT CTTGTGGCAATGAATGGTAAAATGGTTGGCGGTAAGCCTCTTTACGTAGCACTTGCGCAACGCAAGGAAGAAAGAAGAGCCAGGCTGCAG GCACAGTTTTCGCAAATGCGTCCTGTGATGCCACCGCCAGTTGCTCCGCGCATGCCCATGTACCCCCCTGGTGTTCCTGGAATGGGCCAACAACTATTCTATGGCCAACCACCTCCAGCTTTTGTTAACCCACAG CCTGGATTTGGTTTCCAGCAACATATGATTCCTGGAATGAGACCTGGTGTTGCTCCAATGCCAAATTTCGTCATGCCAATGGTGCAGCAAGGTCAGCAACCACAACGCCCATTTGGAAGGCGCGCAGGTGCTGGTGGAATGCAGCAGCCAATGCCAATGGGTCATCAGCAG ATGGTTCCAAGGGGCGGCCGTGGTGGCTACCGTTATCCGTCTGGCCGTGGCATGCCTGATGCTGCATTCCGTGGTGTTGGAGCTATGGTGCCATCGCTGTATGAGATGGGAAGGATGACTCCTGGTGACACTGGAGCACCGCAGCAAGTTTCTAGTGGAGCATTAGCATCTGCACTTGCTAACTCTCCGCCGGAGCAGCAACGACTG ATGCTTGGTGAAAGCTTGTACCCACTTGTTGATCAGCTGGAGCATGACCAGGCTGCCAAGGTTACTGGTATGCTTCTGGAGATGGACCAGACTGAGGTCCTTCATCTAATCGAGTCACCTGATGCTCTGAAGTCTAAGGTCGCTGAAGCTATGGAGGTTCTCCGCAGTGCTCAGCAGCAGCAAACCAATGTTCCAGCTGATCAGCTGGCTGCTCTTTCGCTGAGCGATGGCTTTGTTGCTTCTTAG